The proteins below are encoded in one region of Helianthus annuus cultivar XRQ/B chromosome 2, HanXRQr2.0-SUNRISE, whole genome shotgun sequence:
- the LOC110927167 gene encoding probable polyamine transporter At3g13620, protein MGLEILSEKPPSPPHPSPPATATTRKKLTLIPLIFLIYFEVAGGPYGEEPAVQAAGPLLAILGFLIFPFIWSIPEALVTAELSTTFPGNGGFVIWAHKAFGPFCGSLMGSWKFLTGVINIAAFPILCIDYLEKLFPVFSSGAPRTLAILLSTVFLSLVNYTGLNIVGFAAIMLGVISLFPFLLMSVIAIPQIRPHRWISLGQKGVSKDWNLFFNTLFWNLNFWDTVSTMAGEVENPKKTFPAALFSSVILTCLAYIIPLMAVTGAVSVDQSEWESGFMAVAAEMISGKWLKIWIEIGAVLSGIGLFEAQLSSCAYQVLGMSELGVLPRFFGVRSKWFDTPWVGILISTLITLSVSQMDFTDIVASANFIYSLGMLLEFASFVWLRRKFPTLSRPYKVPLGVPGLVVMCLVPSAFLVVIMVIATKIVFLVSGLMTVGAVLWYFLMNYCKLKGWFVFANGDENEKGDETLSS, encoded by the coding sequence ATGGGCCTAGAAATCCTATCAGAAAAACCACCCTCACCACCACACCCATCACCacccgccaccgccaccacccgcAAAAAACTAACCCTCATCCCCCTTATCTTCCTAATCTACTTCGAAGTCGCTGGCGGCCCGTACGGCGAAGAACCCGCCGTACAGGCCGCCGGCCCACTTCTAGCCATCTTGGGCTTTTTAATCTTCCCATTCATTTGGAGCATCCCAGAGGCTCTAGTCACAGCTGAACTCTCCACCACCTTTCCAGGCAACGGTGGGTTTGTTATTTGGGCCCACAAAGCCTTCGGCCCATTTTGTGGATCCTTAATGGGCTCATGGAAGTTTCTGACAGGAGTTATTAACATTGCAGCTTTTCCAATTCTATGCATTGATTATTTAGAAAAACTTTTTCCAGTTTTTAGTTCAGGTGCACCTAGAACACTAGCAATATTATTGTCTACTGTTTTTTTATCACTCGTAaattacacggggttgaatatTGTCGGGTTCGCCGCGATCATGCTAGGCGTGATCTCGCTGTTCCCGTTTTTACTCATGTCGGTTATCGCGATACCGCAAATTCGGCCACATAGGTGGATAAGTTTAGGACAAAAGGGTGTTAGTAAAGATTggaatttatttttcaacacttTGTTCTGGAATTTAAATTTTTGGGATACGGTTAGTACGATGGCGGGCGAAGTCGAAAACCCGAAAAAAACGTTCCCGGCGGCACTTTTTTCGTCGGTGATACTCACTTGTTTAGCGTATATAATCCCATTGATGGCCGTGACGGGTGCTGTGTCGGTCGATCAATCCGAATGGGAATCGGGTTTCATGGCGGTTGCGGCGGAGATGATATCGGGGAAATGGTTAAAAATCTGGATCGAAATCGGGGCGGTTTTATCGGGTATAGGTTTGTTTGAGGCGCAGTTAAGTAGTTGCGCGTATCAGGTTCTTGGTATGTCCGAACTAGGGGTGTTACCGAGGTTTTTTGGGGTGCGGTCTAAGTGGTTCGACACGCCATGGGTGGGAATATTGATATCCACTTTGATCACACTTAGTGTGTCACAAATGGATTTTACGGATATTGTAGCATCCGcgaattttatatatagtttagGGATGTTGTTGGAGTTCGCGTCGTTCGTGTGGCTAAGGAGGAAGTTTCCAACGTTGTCACGGCCTTATAAGGTGCCGCTAGGCGTGCCCGGGTTGGTTGTGATGTGTTTGGTGCCCTCAGCATTTTTGGTGGTTATTATGGTTATTGCTACAAAGATTGTGTTTTTGGTTAGTGGGTTGATGACTGTTGGGGCTGTTTTGTGGTATTTTTTGATGAATTATTGTAAGTTAAAAGGGTGGTTTGTGTTTGCAAATGGGGATGAAAATGAAAAGGGAGATGAAACGTTGTCGTCTTGa